In one window of Bizionia sp. M204 DNA:
- a CDS encoding 3-hydroxyacyl-CoA dehydrogenase/enoyl-CoA hydratase family protein codes for MSKRRIKKVAVIGSGIMGSGIACHFANIGVDVLLLDIAPRELTAKEEAKKLTLNDKEVRNRIVNDSLTAALKSKPSPIYHQKFASRITTGNLEDDIAKVKDVDWIIEVVVERLDIKKQVFENLEKHRTPGTLITSNTSGIPIHFMSEGRSEDFQKHFCGTHFFNPARYLKLFEIIPGPKTDQAVLDFLNEYGEKFLGKTSVIAKDTPAFIGNRVGIFSIQSLFHAVKDLDLTIEEVDKLSGPVIGRPKSATFRTVDVVGLDTLVHVANGIRENCLKDERLELFELPDFINTMMENKWLGSKTGQGFYKKVRKDDGSSEILSLDLNTLEYREKKRANFATLELTKTVDKVIDRFKILVKGKDKAGEFYRKSFAALFAYVSNRIPEIADDLYKIDDAMKAGFGWEHGPFQIWDAIGVENGIEMMKAEGLEPNAWVNDMLASGNKSFYTVKEGATYAYDIQKKAQVKIPGQDSFIILDNIRKSNEVFKNSGVVIEDLGDGILNCEFQSKMNTIGGDVLAGLNKAIDLAEKDFDGLVVGNQAANFSVGANIGMIFMMAAEQEYDELNMAIKYFQDTMMRMRYSSIPTISAPHGMALGGGCELSLHADKVVAAAETYMGLVEFGVGVIPGGGGSKEMALRAQDLFEKGDVQLNILQEHFLTIGMAKVSTSAYEAFDLNLLQKGKDVVVVNKDRQIAVAKQHAKLMADSGYTQPVKRTDIKVLGKQALGMFLVGTDSMQDSNYISEHDMKIANKLAYVMAGGDLSEPTLVNEQYLLDLEREAFLSLCTERKTLERIQHMLKTGKPLRN; via the coding sequence ATGAGTAAACGTAGAATAAAAAAAGTAGCAGTTATTGGCTCTGGAATTATGGGAAGCGGCATTGCTTGCCATTTTGCCAATATTGGTGTCGATGTCCTATTATTAGACATTGCTCCTAGAGAATTAACCGCTAAAGAAGAAGCTAAAAAACTAACTTTAAATGATAAAGAAGTTAGAAACCGCATCGTTAATGATTCATTAACAGCCGCTTTAAAATCTAAACCCTCTCCTATTTATCATCAAAAATTTGCCAGCCGCATTACTACAGGTAATTTAGAAGACGATATTGCAAAGGTAAAAGATGTAGATTGGATTATTGAGGTTGTTGTTGAACGTCTTGATATTAAGAAGCAAGTTTTTGAAAACCTGGAAAAACACAGAACGCCAGGTACTTTAATTACATCTAATACCTCGGGTATTCCTATTCACTTTATGAGTGAAGGTCGTAGTGAAGATTTCCAAAAACACTTTTGTGGAACACACTTTTTCAACCCAGCACGTTACTTAAAATTATTTGAAATTATTCCTGGTCCAAAAACAGATCAAGCGGTATTGGACTTCTTGAATGAGTACGGTGAAAAGTTTTTAGGTAAAACATCCGTTATAGCTAAAGATACACCAGCCTTTATTGGAAATAGAGTGGGAATATTTAGTATCCAAAGTTTATTTCACGCTGTTAAAGATTTAGATTTAACTATTGAAGAAGTAGACAAACTATCTGGACCCGTTATTGGCCGTCCAAAATCGGCAACCTTCCGTACAGTAGATGTTGTTGGATTAGACACTTTAGTACACGTTGCTAACGGAATTAGAGAAAATTGTCTTAAAGATGAACGTTTAGAGTTGTTTGAATTACCAGATTTCATCAATACCATGATGGAAAACAAATGGTTAGGAAGTAAAACAGGTCAAGGGTTTTATAAGAAGGTAAGAAAAGATGATGGATCTTCAGAAATTCTGTCACTGGACTTAAACACATTAGAATATAGAGAAAAAAAACGCGCGAACTTTGCAACCTTGGAATTAACCAAAACCGTTGATAAAGTTATTGATCGTTTTAAAATTCTTGTAAAAGGAAAAGATAAAGCGGGTGAATTTTACCGTAAGAGTTTTGCGGCATTATTCGCTTACGTCTCTAATCGTATTCCTGAAATAGCAGATGATCTATACAAAATTGACGATGCTATGAAAGCAGGCTTCGGTTGGGAACATGGACCTTTCCAAATTTGGGACGCTATTGGTGTTGAAAACGGAATTGAAATGATGAAAGCTGAAGGTTTAGAGCCTAATGCTTGGGTGAATGACATGTTAGCATCAGGAAACAAATCTTTCTACACAGTAAAAGAAGGTGCTACTTACGCTTATGATATTCAGAAGAAAGCGCAGGTGAAAATTCCGGGACAAGATAGTTTTATCATTTTAGATAATATTAGAAAATCCAATGAAGTCTTTAAAAATTCAGGCGTTGTTATTGAAGATTTAGGAGATGGCATCTTAAACTGTGAATTCCAAAGCAAAATGAACACCATTGGTGGCGATGTTTTAGCTGGCCTTAATAAAGCGATAGATTTGGCTGAAAAAGATTTTGACGGATTAGTTGTTGGAAATCAAGCCGCTAACTTCTCTGTGGGCGCAAATATAGGAATGATTTTCATGATGGCTGCCGAACAAGAGTATGATGAATTAAATATGGCTATCAAATATTTCCAAGATACCATGATGCGCATGCGCTATTCTTCAATCCCTACAATTTCTGCACCTCACGGTATGGCTTTAGGTGGTGGATGTGAATTATCGCTTCATGCTGATAAAGTAGTTGCAGCAGCAGAAACTTACATGGGACTTGTAGAGTTTGGTGTTGGTGTTATTCCTGGTGGTGGAGGTTCTAAAGAAATGGCTTTAAGAGCTCAAGATCTTTTCGAAAAAGGCGATGTCCAATTAAATATTCTACAAGAGCATTTCTTAACCATTGGTATGGCTAAAGTATCAACTTCTGCTTATGAAGCTTTCGACTTAAACCTGCTACAAAAAGGTAAAGATGTGGTTGTGGTAAATAAGGACCGACAAATTGCCGTTGCTAAACAACATGCCAAATTAATGGCAGATTCAGGTTATACGCAACCGGTAAAACGTACAGACATTAAAGTTCTTGGAAAACAAGCTTTAGGAATGTTTTTAGTAGGAACAGACTCCATGCAAGACAGCAACTATATTAGCGAACACGATATGAAAATAGCTAATAAGTTGGCGTATGTAATGGCAGGCGGAGATTTATCTGAACCAACATTAGTAAACGAACAATATCTATTGGATTTAGAGCGTGAGGCATTTTTATCACTTTGTACGGAACGTAAAACATTAGAACGTATTCAGCACATGTTGAAAACAGGAAAACCATTAAGAAACTAA
- a CDS encoding MarR family winged helix-turn-helix transcriptional regulator: MKDKTIDYIFRTTWLAINKMYNEEAAKFETSMSTGFALLSIDPEHGTASTSLGPKMGMEATSLSRTLKIMQDKGLIERKPNPEDGRGVIIHLTEFGREKRAYSREKVLTFNEAIRKNVSAEKLESFYEVADIINNMISNKKIYNQKEHNPK, from the coding sequence ATGAAGGATAAAACCATCGATTATATATTTAGAACCACATGGTTAGCTATTAATAAAATGTATAACGAAGAGGCAGCAAAATTTGAGACAAGTATGTCTACCGGATTTGCATTATTAAGTATAGACCCTGAACACGGCACGGCAAGTACATCATTAGGTCCTAAAATGGGCATGGAAGCTACAAGCCTTTCTAGAACTTTGAAAATCATGCAGGATAAAGGACTTATAGAGAGAAAACCAAACCCTGAAGATGGTCGTGGTGTTATTATTCACTTAACCGAATTTGGTCGTGAAAAACGGGCCTATTCAAGAGAAAAAGTTTTAACGTTTAATGAAGCTATTCGTAAAAATGTTTCAGCAGAAAAACTAGAAAGCTTTTATGAAGTTGCAGACATTATCAATAACATGATATCTAACAAGAAAATTTACAACCAAAAAGAACACAATCCTAAATAA
- a CDS encoding RsmB/NOP family class I SAM-dependent RNA methyltransferase, which translates to MRLHRNLCFAVIDGLTLIFNEGKYADKVIQQLLKRDKRWGSRDRGFVAETTYDIVRWKRLYSEIAEVKEPYSREDLWRVFAVWATLRGIKLPDWKYFENTPSRKIKGRFDELSKIRKFKESIPDWMDELGVKELGEAAWTKEIAALNEQADVVLRVNTLKTTKEKLQAELFDLEIDTEFIKDYPNALRLKERANVFTSDAFKNGHFEVQDASSQLVAEFLNVEPGMRVVDTCAGAGGKTLHIASLMENKGQIIALDIYANKLNELKRRAKRNGAHNIEPRHIDSTKVIKKLYDKADRVLIDAPCSGLGVLRRNPDAKWKLEPEFLDKIKITQQEILQQYSRIVKPGGQMVYATCSILPSENQNQVKTFLASEAGKDFTFVKENKVLASKTGFDGFYMALLQKK; encoded by the coding sequence ATGCGATTACACAGAAACTTATGTTTTGCCGTTATAGATGGTTTAACACTAATATTTAATGAAGGGAAATATGCTGATAAAGTCATACAGCAATTATTAAAACGCGATAAACGTTGGGGAAGTCGCGATCGTGGTTTTGTAGCAGAAACAACCTACGACATTGTAAGGTGGAAACGCTTATATTCTGAAATCGCAGAGGTAAAAGAACCGTATAGCCGTGAAGATTTATGGCGTGTTTTTGCCGTATGGGCAACTTTAAGAGGTATTAAATTACCCGATTGGAAATATTTTGAAAACACACCTTCACGTAAAATTAAAGGCCGTTTTGATGAATTGTCTAAAATTAGAAAATTTAAAGAATCTATTCCAGATTGGATGGATGAGTTAGGCGTTAAAGAATTAGGCGAAGCGGCTTGGACTAAAGAAATTGCTGCTTTAAATGAGCAAGCAGATGTTGTTTTGCGTGTTAATACACTCAAAACAACCAAGGAAAAACTACAAGCTGAATTATTCGATTTAGAGATTGACACAGAATTTATCAAAGACTACCCAAACGCTTTAAGATTAAAAGAACGTGCCAATGTGTTTACATCCGATGCCTTTAAAAACGGACATTTTGAGGTGCAAGATGCATCATCTCAACTAGTTGCGGAATTTTTAAATGTGGAGCCTGGAATGCGCGTGGTAGACACCTGCGCTGGCGCCGGAGGAAAAACATTGCATATAGCATCCTTAATGGAAAATAAAGGGCAAATTATTGCATTAGATATTTATGCCAATAAACTAAATGAACTAAAACGTCGTGCCAAACGAAATGGCGCTCACAATATTGAACCAAGACATATTGATTCCACGAAAGTCATTAAAAAACTATATGATAAAGCCGATCGTGTTTTAATTGATGCACCCTGTTCTGGTTTAGGCGTTTTACGAAGAAACCCCGATGCGAAATGGAAATTAGAACCTGAATTTTTAGATAAAATAAAAATTACTCAACAAGAAATTCTTCAACAGTACTCCCGAATTGTAAAGCCTGGAGGACAAATGGTTTATGCCACCTGCTCCATTTTACCTTCTGAAAATCAGAATCAAGTTAAAACATTTTTAGCTTCCGAAGCTGGAAAAGATTTTACATTTGTAAAAGAGAATAAAGTATTAGCTTCGAAAACTGGTTTCGATGGATTTTATATGGCCTTACTTCAAAAAAAATAA
- a CDS encoding endonuclease gives MKKLYTLLVLLISTVAFAQIPTNYYNSATGTGYTLKTQLKRIINTADDGLTPEYYHNDQGYNAMDGFISTYELDNYYEVGSNTILDPYSENPNGPDPYTFTPGTDECGSYNSEGDCYNKEHVIPQSVFNEQTPMRSDAHELLPTDGRVNGFRGSFPFGRVDDSNLTNQNGITNPTQNGSKLGGNLNSGYSAGYSGTVFEPIDEFKGDIARIHFYFATRYEDQVAGWGGYAMFNGTSDVVFEETFLNILLQWHAMDPVSQKEIDRNNNIFYNHQSNRNPFVDHPEYVNAIWNPTPDTEAPSMPTNLIASNPTDNTIDLNWTAATDNVAVTSYDIYVEGINSFNTSGTNFTVPGLTPDTNYCFTIKAKDAAGNESGFSNQACETTTDNGVGVNCMAETFESIPANAGNYVTRTWTGDNGGDWTATEARTDQTITNRAITIRGGSLTAPTTTGGIGSFTVTTKRVFGGTSGTFNLKVNNTIVGTIPYGDQDVAQTITIQNINIEGSVSIVIDDNSGPSNRVAFDDLSWTCYTNLSTDDFTISNINMYPNPVKNSLNINLNYPNQTQIDIYNVLGKKVISKVIYKSDIINTEQLSSGMYIVRIKQNETSISKKLIKK, from the coding sequence ATGAAAAAACTTTACACCCTACTCGTTTTATTAATAAGCACCGTTGCTTTTGCACAGATTCCAACTAATTATTACAATTCAGCGACTGGCACAGGATACACGCTTAAAACCCAATTAAAACGCATAATTAACACAGCAGATGACGGTTTAACACCAGAGTATTACCATAATGACCAAGGCTACAATGCTATGGATGGTTTTATTTCTACCTATGAATTAGATAATTATTATGAAGTGGGAAGTAATACTATTTTAGACCCATATTCTGAAAACCCTAATGGCCCAGACCCATACACATTTACCCCAGGAACTGACGAATGTGGCAGTTATAATAGTGAAGGTGACTGTTACAATAAAGAGCACGTAATTCCGCAATCTGTTTTTAATGAGCAAACGCCAATGCGCAGTGATGCACATGAGTTACTACCAACTGATGGCCGTGTTAATGGATTTAGAGGTAGTTTTCCGTTTGGAAGAGTGGATGATTCCAACTTAACAAACCAAAATGGTATTACAAATCCAACACAAAACGGCTCCAAATTAGGTGGAAATTTAAATAGTGGCTATTCTGCGGGATATTCAGGAACTGTTTTTGAACCAATTGATGAATTTAAAGGCGATATTGCTCGTATTCATTTCTATTTTGCAACCCGTTATGAAGATCAAGTTGCGGGTTGGGGAGGTTACGCCATGTTCAATGGGACATCTGATGTGGTTTTTGAAGAAACCTTCTTAAATATATTATTACAATGGCACGCTATGGATCCGGTTTCCCAAAAAGAAATTGATAGAAATAATAATATTTTCTATAACCACCAATCTAATAGAAACCCGTTTGTAGATCATCCTGAATATGTAAATGCTATCTGGAACCCAACGCCAGATACAGAAGCACCTTCCATGCCTACTAACTTAATTGCATCTAATCCAACCGATAATACTATTGATTTAAACTGGACCGCTGCAACTGATAATGTTGCCGTTACTTCTTACGATATTTATGTTGAAGGCATTAATTCCTTTAATACATCGGGCACCAATTTTACAGTTCCTGGTTTAACACCAGACACCAACTATTGCTTTACAATTAAAGCCAAAGATGCAGCAGGAAATGAATCAGGTTTTAGTAACCAAGCTTGCGAAACTACAACAGACAATGGTGTGGGTGTTAATTGCATGGCTGAAACGTTTGAGAGTATTCCTGCAAACGCTGGTAATTACGTTACCAGAACCTGGACAGGTGACAATGGTGGCGACTGGACGGCAACTGAAGCCAGAACAGATCAAACTATTACCAATAGAGCTATAACTATTAGAGGCGGAAGCCTCACGGCTCCAACTACAACTGGAGGTATAGGTAGTTTTACCGTAACAACAAAACGTGTATTTGGAGGTACAAGTGGAACGTTCAATTTAAAAGTGAATAATACAATTGTAGGCACTATTCCTTATGGCGATCAAGATGTTGCACAAACTATTACTATTCAAAATATAAATATTGAAGGTTCTGTTTCAATTGTTATTGATGATAATAGTGGTCCTAGTAATAGGGTTGCTTTCGATGATTTATCTTGGACATGTTATACGAATTTAAGCACGGACGATTTTACGATTTCGAACATTAATATGTACCCTAACCCTGTAAAAAACAGTTTAAACATTAACTTAAATTACCCGAACCAAACGCAAATAGACATTTACAATGTACTTGGTAAAAAGGTAATCTCTAAAGTTATCTACAAATCGGACATAATTAATACCGAACAGTTAAGTAGTGGTATGTACATTGTGCGGATTAAACAAAATGAAACTTCAATAAGCAAAAAGCTCATTAAAAAATAA
- a CDS encoding acetyl-CoA C-acyltransferase, with protein sequence MKQAYIVKAYRTAVGKAPKGVFRFKRTDELAAETIKYMMKELPNLDPKRIDDVIVGNAMPEGSQGLNMARLISLMGLDIVDVPGVTVNRFCSSGIETIGMATAKIQAGMGDCIIAGGAESMSSVPMTGFKPELNYDLVKSGHEDYYWGMGNTAEAVAKQFNVSREDQDEFAYHSHMKALRAQAENRFQDQIVPIEVEQTYVDANGKKATKSYTVTKDEGPRAGTSKEALAKLRAVFAAGGSVTAGNSSQMSDGAAFVMVMSEDMVKELGLEPIARLVNYAAAGVEPRIMGIGPVKAIPKALKQAGLQQSDLELIELNEAFASQSLAVIRELDLNPDIINVNGGAIALGHPLGCTGAKLSVQLFDEMRKRNMAGKYGAVTMCVGTGQGACGIFEFLK encoded by the coding sequence ATGAAACAAGCATATATAGTAAAAGCATACAGAACAGCCGTTGGGAAAGCTCCAAAAGGTGTGTTCCGTTTTAAAAGAACAGACGAATTAGCTGCAGAAACCATCAAATACATGATGAAAGAACTGCCTAATTTAGATCCAAAACGCATTGACGATGTTATAGTAGGTAATGCTATGCCAGAAGGTTCACAAGGTTTAAACATGGCACGACTAATCTCTTTAATGGGATTAGATATTGTTGATGTTCCTGGTGTTACTGTAAACCGTTTTTGTTCATCTGGAATAGAAACAATAGGAATGGCAACGGCTAAAATTCAAGCTGGAATGGGCGACTGTATTATTGCAGGAGGTGCAGAAAGCATGAGTTCGGTTCCTATGACAGGTTTTAAACCAGAATTAAATTATGACCTTGTTAAATCTGGTCATGAGGATTATTATTGGGGAATGGGAAATACGGCTGAGGCCGTAGCCAAGCAATTCAACGTATCTCGTGAAGATCAAGATGAGTTTGCATATCATTCACATATGAAAGCTTTAAGAGCACAAGCTGAAAATCGCTTTCAAGATCAAATAGTACCTATAGAAGTTGAACAAACCTATGTAGATGCTAATGGTAAAAAGGCCACAAAATCATATACGGTAACCAAAGATGAAGGACCACGTGCAGGGACAAGTAAAGAAGCTTTAGCAAAATTACGAGCGGTATTTGCTGCTGGAGGAAGTGTAACTGCTGGAAACTCATCGCAAATGAGTGATGGTGCTGCCTTTGTTATGGTTATGAGTGAGGATATGGTTAAAGAATTAGGTTTAGAACCCATTGCGCGTTTAGTAAACTATGCTGCTGCTGGTGTTGAGCCTCGAATTATGGGTATTGGTCCTGTAAAAGCTATTCCAAAAGCATTAAAACAAGCTGGTTTACAACAGTCAGATTTGGAGCTCATAGAATTGAATGAAGCCTTTGCTTCTCAATCATTAGCCGTAATTAGAGAATTAGACTTAAATCCAGATATCATTAATGTAAATGGAGGCGCCATTGCTTTAGGTCATCCACTAGGTTGTACTGGTGCCAAATTATCAGTTCAGTTATTTGATGAAATGCGCAAACGCAACATGGCCGGTAAATATGGCGCTGTAACCATGTGCGTAGGAACAGGACAAGGTGCTTGTGGAATTTTTGAATTCCTGAAATAA
- a CDS encoding sensor of ECF-type sigma factor translates to MKQTILILATVLFSTVGFSQNRDAHHEKIKTLKVAYITEKLNLTQTEAQKFWPIYNKFEEDHNKLRHDLSDKRKDIDMENLTESNAKSLIKEMELLYEKRYQSYQKYMKDLQTVLPAKKVVLLKKVEDDFKRKMFEEYKNRHGKSKNTP, encoded by the coding sequence ATGAAACAGACAATTTTAATATTAGCAACTGTATTGTTTAGCACAGTTGGCTTTTCACAAAATCGTGATGCCCATCATGAAAAAATTAAAACCTTAAAAGTAGCTTATATCACAGAAAAATTAAATTTGACCCAAACCGAAGCACAGAAATTCTGGCCTATATATAATAAGTTTGAGGAAGATCACAATAAACTTCGCCACGACTTATCTGATAAGCGAAAAGATATAGATATGGAAAATTTAACGGAAAGCAACGCCAAAAGTTTAATTAAGGAAATGGAATTGCTTTACGAGAAAAGATATCAGTCTTATCAGAAATACATGAAAGACTTACAAACCGTTTTACCGGCTAAAAAAGTCGTTTTACTAAAAAAAGTAGAAGATGATTTTAAACGTAAAATGTTTGAAGAATATAAAAACCGACACGGAAAGTCCAAAAACACGCCTTAA
- a CDS encoding oxidoreductase, producing the protein MKNLFLVLIVLTIVACKNDSKKYALPISSVEIETILEDSTLSIRALQILDSKSLAFGANNNTYGLCDMESNKWLISEQTHDSLNLEFRAIGNNSEDFFMLNVGSPALMFKTSNSGIMELVYKEVHEKVFYDAMAFWNKQEGIAIGDATDTCLSIIITRDGGNTWQKIPCDKLPDASNGSAAFAASNTNIVVKGAKAWVATGGKVSTVLYSGDKGETWEVFQTPIIQGLETTGMYSIDFYDDMIGFAIGGDYTKPDNNSANKIRTIDGGKTWELVAENKEPGYRSCVQYIPNSDGKELLAVGFKGMDYSNDNGTTWTHLSDEGFYSIRFLNDSVAYASGQGRVSKLLFKRN; encoded by the coding sequence ATGAAAAATTTGTTTCTAGTTTTAATAGTACTAACAATTGTGGCTTGTAAGAATGATTCAAAAAAATATGCGTTGCCTATTTCAAGCGTTGAAATTGAAACAATATTAGAAGATTCTACCTTGAGTATTCGTGCTTTACAGATACTAGATTCTAAAAGCTTGGCCTTTGGCGCAAATAATAATACCTATGGGTTATGTGATATGGAGTCGAATAAATGGTTAATTTCAGAACAGACTCATGACTCATTAAATTTAGAGTTTCGAGCAATAGGGAATAATTCTGAAGATTTTTTTATGTTGAATGTAGGAAGTCCCGCATTAATGTTTAAAACATCTAATTCAGGAATTATGGAATTAGTATATAAAGAGGTTCATGAGAAGGTGTTTTATGATGCTATGGCATTTTGGAATAAACAAGAAGGTATTGCCATCGGTGATGCTACAGATACTTGTTTAAGTATTATTATTACCAGAGATGGTGGTAATACATGGCAAAAAATTCCGTGTGATAAGTTGCCAGATGCAAGTAATGGTTCTGCGGCATTTGCTGCGAGTAATACCAACATTGTGGTAAAAGGAGCAAAGGCCTGGGTTGCAACAGGTGGGAAGGTAAGTACGGTATTATATTCTGGAGATAAAGGTGAAACATGGGAAGTTTTTCAGACACCTATTATTCAAGGATTAGAGACTACAGGTATGTATTCTATTGATTTTTATGATGACATGATTGGTTTTGCTATTGGTGGTGATTACACCAAGCCTGACAATAATTCAGCTAATAAAATTAGAACAATAGATGGCGGAAAAACATGGGAATTAGTTGCTGAAAACAAAGAACCTGGTTATCGCAGTTGTGTCCAGTATATTCCAAATAGTGACGGTAAAGAATTGCTAGCTGTTGGATTTAAAGGCATGGATTATTCCAATGATAATGGTACAACATGGACACACCTGTCAGACGAAGGATTTTATTCCATTCGTTTTTTAAATGACAGTGTTGCTTATGCATCTGGACAAGGCAGGGTTAGTAAACTTCTTTTTAAACGAAACTAA
- a CDS encoding long-chain fatty acid--CoA ligase: MTQITRIFDFPQHQLETYNLDKALTSKKNGKWESISSQEYVDQSNAISRGLLRLGVQPNDKIAIISTTNRTEWNVMDIGILQIGAQNVPIYPTISKEDYEYILNHSGATYCFVSDGDILEKLNDIKGQTKLKAVYTFDDVVNENSWNDILELGKDTSNQSEVDARKLAVKSEDLATLIYTSGTTGRPKGVMLSHKNLVSNVLNSEKRVPFDYGHSKSLSFLPVCHVFERMILYLYQYCGVEIYFAESIEKMSDNLKEIKPNVMTAVPRLYEKVFDKIVAKGGELSGIKKALFFWAVDLGLKYEPYGANGWWYETQLKLARKLIFSKWKEGLGGQLDLMVSGSAALQPRLTRVFAAAEMPIMEGYGLTETSPVISVNDMRDGGFRVGTVGRVIDQVHVKIADDGEILVKGPNVMMGYFKDPEKTKEVMTDDYFHTGDIGEIDPDGFLKITDRKKEMFKTSGGKYVAPALLENKFKQSRFIEQIMVIGEGEKMPAALIQINYEFVEEWAKRHNHPLKSKDDIPSSQILRDRIQEEIDEANQKFGHWEQIKKFEITPDAWTIEGGHLTPTMKMKRKVIKEIYKDLIEKIYRP; the protein is encoded by the coding sequence ATGACTCAAATTACCAGGATTTTTGATTTTCCACAACATCAGTTGGAAACATACAATTTAGATAAGGCATTAACTTCCAAAAAAAATGGTAAATGGGAATCTATTTCCTCACAAGAATATGTGGATCAGTCAAATGCTATTAGTCGTGGGTTACTGCGTTTAGGCGTACAACCTAATGATAAAATTGCTATAATTTCAACCACAAACAGAACGGAATGGAATGTAATGGATATAGGTATTTTACAAATTGGCGCTCAAAATGTGCCTATTTATCCAACGATTTCCAAGGAAGATTATGAATATATTTTAAATCATTCTGGCGCCACCTATTGCTTTGTTTCGGATGGGGATATTTTAGAAAAATTAAATGACATTAAGGGTCAAACAAAATTAAAGGCGGTTTACACATTTGATGATGTGGTGAATGAAAATAGCTGGAATGACATTTTAGAATTAGGTAAGGACACCAGCAATCAGTCTGAAGTTGATGCCCGTAAATTGGCTGTAAAAAGTGAAGATTTAGCAACTCTAATATACACATCGGGAACTACAGGAAGACCAAAAGGCGTTATGTTATCTCATAAAAATTTAGTCTCCAATGTATTGAATAGTGAAAAACGAGTACCGTTTGATTATGGTCATTCTAAATCATTGAGCTTCCTTCCTGTTTGTCACGTTTTTGAACGGATGATTTTGTACCTATACCAATATTGTGGTGTGGAAATTTATTTTGCCGAATCTATCGAGAAAATGAGTGATAACCTCAAAGAAATTAAACCAAATGTAATGACCGCTGTACCGCGTCTTTATGAAAAGGTTTTTGACAAAATTGTCGCTAAAGGTGGTGAATTATCAGGAATTAAAAAGGCACTTTTCTTTTGGGCTGTAGATTTAGGATTAAAATACGAACCTTATGGCGCTAATGGTTGGTGGTATGAAACCCAACTAAAATTAGCTAGAAAATTAATTTTTAGTAAATGGAAAGAAGGATTAGGAGGTCAATTGGATTTAATGGTATCCGGTAGCGCGGCATTGCAACCGCGATTAACACGTGTTTTTGCAGCAGCTGAAATGCCAATCATGGAAGGTTATGGCTTAACAGAAACCTCTCCCGTAATTTCCGTAAATGATATGAGAGACGGCGGTTTTCGCGTTGGAACCGTTGGTCGCGTTATTGATCAGGTCCATGTGAAAATTGCAGACGACGGTGAAATTTTAGTTAAAGGACCAAATGTGATGATGGGCTATTTTAAAGATCCTGAAAAAACAAAAGAAGTCATGACAGATGACTATTTCCACACGGGCGATATTGGCGAAATTGATCCAGATGGTTTCCTGAAAATTACAGATAGAAAAAAAGAAATGTTTAAAACGTCTGGTGGTAAATATGTAGCTCCAGCACTATTAGAAAATAAATTTAAACAATCACGGTTTATTGAGCAAATCATGGTTATTGGTGAAGGTGAAAAAATGCCAGCTGCTTTAATTCAAATCAATTATGAATTTGTTGAGGAATGGGCAAAACGACATAATCATCCCTTAAAATCTAAAGACGATATTCCTTCAAGCCAAATTTTACGCGATCGTATTCAAGAAGAAATAGATGAAGCCAACCAAAAGTTTGGCCATTGGGAACAAATTAAAAAGTTTGAAATAACTCCCGATGCATGGACCATAGAAGGCGGACACTTAACGCCTACCATGAAAATGAAACGAAAGGTTATTAAAGAAATTTATAAAGACCTCATCGAAAAAATATACCGTCCTTAA